One Mycolicibacterium goodii genomic region harbors:
- a CDS encoding ATP-dependent DNA ligase produces MGRMDLPVQPPIEPMLAKAQVKVPDDAGMWSYEPKWDGFRALVFRDGDDVVLQSRNGKELGRYFPELLDALRDELADRCVLDGEIVVPRDIAGRVRLDWESLSQRIHPAQSRITMLAEQTPAHFIGFDALATGDRSLLKEPFRVRREALGQAVNKKRWCHVTRTTEDPALGTEWLKTFEGAGLDGVIAKRLDGPYLPGKREMVKVKHHRDADCVAMGYRIHKSGEGIGSILLGLYRDDGELQMVGGAASFTAKDRLKLLKELEPLREGDEMREGDPSRWNSAADKRWIPLRPEKVCEVAYDQMEGNSVEGRRFRHAVKFLRWRPDREPSSCTFDQLDTPLNYDLYDVLEAQ; encoded by the coding sequence ATGGGAAGGATGGACTTGCCGGTGCAGCCCCCGATCGAACCCATGCTCGCCAAGGCACAGGTGAAGGTGCCCGACGATGCCGGGATGTGGTCCTACGAGCCGAAGTGGGACGGTTTCCGGGCCCTGGTGTTCCGCGACGGCGACGACGTGGTGCTGCAGTCGCGCAACGGCAAGGAACTGGGACGGTACTTTCCGGAACTGCTCGACGCGCTGCGCGACGAACTCGCTGACCGTTGCGTGCTCGACGGTGAGATCGTGGTGCCGCGGGACATTGCCGGCCGGGTGCGGCTGGACTGGGAATCGCTGAGCCAGCGCATCCATCCCGCGCAGAGCCGTATCACGATGCTCGCCGAGCAGACCCCGGCGCACTTCATCGGATTCGACGCGCTGGCCACCGGTGATCGGTCACTGCTCAAGGAACCGTTCCGGGTGCGCCGAGAGGCGCTGGGGCAGGCCGTCAACAAAAAACGGTGGTGCCACGTCACCCGCACCACCGAGGATCCCGCGCTGGGCACCGAGTGGCTGAAGACGTTCGAGGGCGCCGGGCTCGACGGGGTGATCGCCAAGCGGCTCGACGGGCCGTACCTGCCCGGCAAGCGGGAGATGGTCAAGGTCAAACACCACCGCGACGCCGACTGTGTCGCAATGGGGTACCGCATCCACAAGAGCGGCGAGGGCATCGGGTCGATCCTGCTGGGCCTGTACCGCGACGACGGCGAGCTGCAGATGGTCGGGGGCGCAGCGTCGTTCACGGCGAAAGACCGGCTCAAGCTCCTGAAGGAACTCGAGCCGCTGCGCGAAGGCGACGAGATGCGCGAAGGTGACCCCAGCCGGTGGAACTCGGCAGCCGACAAGCGGTGGATCCCGCTGCGCCCCGAGAAGGTGTGCGAGGTGGCCTACGACCAGATGGAGGGAAACTCCGTCGAGGGCAGGCGTTTTCGCCACGCCGTGAAGTTCCTGCGCTGGCGGCCCGACCGGGAGCCGTCGAGTTGCACGTTCGACCAGTTGGACACGCCGTTGAACTACGACCTCTACGACGTGCTGGAGGCACAGTGA
- the ligD gene encoding non-homologous end-joining DNA ligase, whose amino-acid sequence MASAATELDVDGVKVRFTNPDKVYFPKLGKNGTKGKLVEYYLSVASGPMLALLRDRPVHLQRFPDGIEGEEIYQKRVPQKHPDYLETCEVTFPSGRTADALKVTHPSSIIWAAQMGTVTLHPWQVRCPDTEHPDELRVDLDPQPGTGFEEARTVACDVLKPLLDELGLVGYPKTSGGRGVHVFLRIRRQWDFIDVRRTGIALAREVERRAPDAVTTSWWKEERGERLFIDYNQNARDRTFASAYSVRKTPIATVSMPLSWDELRTADPDDYTMNTVPDFLAGREDPWADIDSAKQSLKPLLDLVAADEERGLGDLPYPPNYPKMPGEPPRVQPSKKVAEHWDEQGNRK is encoded by the coding sequence ATGGCCAGTGCGGCAACCGAACTCGACGTCGACGGGGTCAAGGTCCGGTTCACCAACCCGGACAAGGTGTACTTCCCCAAGCTGGGCAAGAACGGCACCAAGGGCAAGCTCGTCGAGTACTACCTGTCCGTGGCGTCGGGTCCCATGCTGGCGCTGCTGCGTGACCGCCCGGTGCACCTGCAGCGGTTCCCCGACGGCATCGAAGGCGAGGAGATCTACCAGAAGCGGGTGCCGCAGAAGCACCCCGACTACCTGGAGACGTGTGAGGTCACCTTCCCGTCGGGGCGCACCGCCGACGCGTTGAAAGTGACGCATCCGTCGTCGATCATCTGGGCCGCCCAGATGGGCACCGTGACACTGCATCCGTGGCAGGTGCGCTGTCCTGACACCGAACATCCCGACGAGTTGCGCGTCGACCTCGATCCACAACCCGGCACGGGTTTCGAGGAAGCCCGCACCGTGGCGTGTGACGTGCTCAAACCGCTGCTCGACGAACTCGGCCTGGTGGGCTACCCGAAGACCTCGGGTGGCCGTGGTGTGCACGTGTTCCTGCGGATCAGGCGGCAGTGGGACTTCATCGACGTGCGCCGGACCGGCATCGCGCTCGCCCGGGAGGTCGAGCGTCGCGCCCCGGACGCGGTGACGACGTCGTGGTGGAAAGAAGAGCGCGGCGAGCGGTTGTTCATCGACTACAACCAGAACGCACGCGACCGCACGTTCGCGTCGGCCTACTCAGTGCGCAAGACCCCGATCGCGACCGTGTCGATGCCGCTGAGCTGGGACGAACTGCGCACCGCCGACCCGGACGACTACACCATGAACACCGTGCCGGATTTCCTTGCCGGGCGCGAGGATCCGTGGGCCGACATCGATTCGGCCAAGCAGTCCCTGAAGCCACTGCTGGATCTCGTCGCCGCCGACGAGGAGCGGGGCCTCGGCGACCTGCCCTACCCGCCGAACTACCCCAAGATGCCCGGCGAACCGCCGCGCGTGCAGCCCAGCAAGAAGGTCGCTGAGCATTGGGACGAGCAGGGCAACCGCAAGTGA
- a CDS encoding GntR family transcriptional regulator: MATPPEPLPTTKAEEAFIEIRRLIESGRLPGGAKLTLSSLSDELQMSLTPIREALRMLQANGLVEYKRHHGHVVTRYSIRRAEETYLLRQTLEPLATRLAAVNATEEELRRIRELQEEFRLVVDGEPPRFADVVDLNARWHRMVYAAAHSSLLDEFIDRLWTGVPYQAIWFVQRRHRSVADHDAVTAALESRQAQAAEQAMLEHIGRGRAATVEHLQAIGAPED, from the coding sequence ATGGCAACCCCACCCGAGCCGCTCCCGACAACCAAAGCAGAAGAGGCGTTCATCGAGATCCGCCGCTTGATCGAGAGCGGCCGGCTACCGGGTGGGGCCAAGCTGACATTGTCCAGTCTGTCCGACGAACTGCAGATGAGTCTCACCCCGATCCGCGAGGCGCTGCGAATGTTGCAGGCCAACGGGCTCGTCGAATACAAGCGTCATCATGGGCATGTCGTGACGCGGTACTCGATCCGACGTGCCGAGGAGACGTATCTGCTGCGACAGACGCTCGAACCCCTGGCCACCAGGCTCGCCGCGGTGAATGCGACCGAAGAGGAGTTGCGGCGTATCCGGGAACTCCAGGAGGAGTTCCGGCTCGTCGTGGACGGCGAACCACCTCGCTTTGCCGATGTCGTGGATCTCAACGCGCGGTGGCACCGGATGGTGTACGCCGCCGCGCACTCGTCACTGTTGGACGAATTCATCGATCGGCTGTGGACGGGTGTGCCCTATCAAGCAATATGGTTCGTCCAGCGTCGCCACCGGTCCGTGGCCGATCACGACGCCGTCACGGCCGCCCTCGAGTCGAGGCAGGCCCAGGCCGCCGAGCAGGCCATGTTGGAGCACATCGGGCGCGGCCGAGCCGCGACAGTCGAGCACCTGCAGGCCATCGGGGCACCCGAGGATTAA
- a CDS encoding 2-hydroxyacid dehydrogenase, with translation MKVVVTRALPPETLAPLTDVGEIWVSPHDRPLTGEELRHAVRGAHGIVSMLNDRIDERVLAAAGSQLRVVANTAVGYDNLDVAAISRHGATATNTPGVLVDATADLTMALLLDITRRVTEGDRLIRSGQSWSWDIGFMLGSGLQGKQLGIVGMGHIGRAVARRATAFGVHVAYHARRAQDDVIGRRIPLDELLATSDIVSLHCPLTIETRHLIDARALRAMKPGSYLINTSRGPIVDESALVDALARGSIAGAALDVYEHEPEVHPGLRELPNVVLAPHLGSATVETRTLMAELAVKNVVQTLTDSGPVTPIAVPSG, from the coding sequence GTGAAAGTCGTGGTCACTCGGGCGTTGCCGCCCGAAACGCTGGCACCCCTGACCGATGTCGGCGAGATATGGGTCTCCCCGCACGACCGTCCCCTCACCGGCGAAGAACTGCGTCACGCGGTGCGCGGCGCGCACGGCATCGTCAGCATGCTCAACGACCGGATCGATGAACGGGTACTCGCCGCGGCGGGCAGCCAGCTTCGCGTGGTCGCCAACACCGCCGTCGGCTACGACAACCTCGATGTCGCGGCGATCTCGCGCCACGGCGCCACGGCGACCAACACCCCGGGTGTGCTGGTCGATGCCACCGCCGACCTGACCATGGCGCTACTACTGGACATCACGCGACGGGTGACCGAGGGTGACCGCCTGATCCGTTCGGGCCAATCCTGGTCATGGGACATCGGTTTCATGCTCGGCAGCGGTCTGCAGGGCAAGCAACTGGGTATCGTCGGCATGGGCCACATCGGTCGTGCCGTCGCCAGACGCGCGACGGCATTCGGGGTACACGTCGCCTACCATGCCCGGCGGGCACAGGACGACGTCATCGGCCGTCGGATCCCACTCGACGAGTTGCTCGCCACCTCCGACATCGTCTCGCTGCACTGCCCGTTGACGATCGAAACGCGCCACCTGATCGACGCCAGAGCGCTACGTGCCATGAAACCCGGCTCGTATCTGATCAACACCTCGCGAGGCCCGATCGTCGACGAGAGCGCATTGGTCGATGCGCTCGCCCGTGGATCCATCGCGGGTGCCGCCCTCGACGTCTACGAGCATGAACCCGAGGTGCATCCGGGCCTGCGTGAGCTTCCCAACGTGGTGCTCGCGCCGCACCTGGGTTCGGCGACAGTCGAGACCCGCACCCTGATGGCAGAGCTCGCGGTGAAGAATGTGGTGCAGACACTCACCGACAGCGGGCCGGTGACCCCGATCGCGGTACCGTCTGGGTGA